The Caproicibacterium amylolyticum genome includes the window GTATCCTTCAATATATTGGAATATGGACAACTGTAATTCCTGTAGGGAGTGATAAGCTTTCCTGTTGGTTTCTTCTTTTTTTAGATATTTGAAGAAACTTTCACAGCAAGCATTATCAAAAGGATAGCCCTTTTTGGAAAATGATTGCACAACATTAAGAGAATCTAGAAGCTGTCGAAATGAAAAAGCAGTATACTGAGATCCTCGATCAGAATGAAACATAAGTCCAGAAGGGCAGTTTCTTCTATCATAAGCTTTTTTGAACGCAGTCATGACGAGGTCGACATCTGGCTTGCCTGATATGTTCCAGGAGATGACTTTGCGAGAAAATAAATCCATTACAATACAAAGATAATACCATTTGCCGGCAACTTTGATGTATGTGAAATCACTTGCCCAGACAATGTTTGGAGTTTGCTGATTGAACTCCTGGTGAAGGTGGTTGGTACACTCGCCGTTGTCCCGATGCTTATAATTTTTATAAGGTTTTTCGGTGGACATCCGTGGAAGTTTTAGAGTCCTCATCAGTCGGTACACTCGTCCGACACTGATGTTAATGCCATAATCACGCTGGAGAACATAGGTAATCTTGTAAGCTCCAAGACGTTTGTTATAATCTGCATAGATTTTAAGAATAAGCTTTGCAATCGTTTGATTGTCTTTTGTACGATCAGCCGGTTCGGTGTTGTAATGCTTATAGTAAGTACTTCGATTAACGCCAAGAACCTTACAAAGGAGCTTGATATTGTGTTGGAAACGGAGCTTATGAATAGCTTCTAATCGTTGTTTGAGTGTGGCGTGAAGATGGCAATCGCTTTTTTTAGTATAAGGAGTTCCTCCTCAAGCTGAGCATTACGCTTTTGGAGGTCTTTGACCTGCTTAGCAGTTAGTATTTCGCCATCATCCGTTTCGACGATTGAGTATTGTTTAATCCAACGGCCAAGTGCGGTGATAGAAACGCCATACTCTTTACAGAGTGCTGCTTGTGATTTGCCGCCAGATTGATAAAGGTTGACGAGAGTTCGTTTGAAATCTTCGTCATATCGGGTTCCGGTTTTACCAGTGGACATGAGTAAGTGCCTCCTTTTGGGTGTCTACTTAATTATAATTGATAGTTACTTCAGGTGTCCACTTATTTAATATAGATCCACACGATGATTTATGTATGGCGGCAGGAATGGGCTTACAGGGAATCAAATGCGGAATTAATTATCATTAAGGAGTGTGATAGAATGGTAGATATGACAAAACCATTTTGGTTTGAAGATGTTCCTTTTGAGCGTGAACACCAACAGCGTATTAGCAACGTGTTAGACATAAAGCAGTATTTTCTGAGAATGCATAAGGTGCTGAAACGTCCTGATTTTAAATTTAAAGGTGAAACCTATACAACTGCAAAGATTGTATTGCAAACATTAAAGATTATCGAAAATTTCCATGCTTCCTACATATTGGGCAATCCTATTTCAATCACAGGCGAGCAGAATATTGTAAAGGAATTCAATAGGATTTATAAAAAGGGGCGTTACAATACAGCAGATTATCAAATTGCACAGGATTTGGCAAAGTATGGTAATGCCTTTGAGTATGATTATATGGATAATAATGTAGTGAAACCTCACATCATTCCTAACGAGAGTGCTTATCCAGTTTATGATGATGCAGAAAATTATATTGCTTTTGTAGAATATTGGAAAGATGCCGATACAGGCACAGCACATTATTATGTATATTATCCTGATAAAGTGCAAATTTGGAAAGATAATGTAATGGTTTCTGAAAAACCAAACCTTACAGGATTGCCAATCCATTATGCGTCATTGGATAAGACAGCATATAATTTCTTTGGTGATAGTCCGATGAATGACTTAATTCCTATTATGGATAAAATTGAAAATCTGCTATCAAAGTTGGATGATGCTATTACTACATTATCAATGAATCCTCTTGGTGTTTGTGCTGGACGTGCTACAGATGCAAGTGTAAGTAAAGATATGTGCGGCGAAATGCTTGTATTTGAAGCAGGTGGCGGCTTTAAGTATGCTAGTGCTACACTGGATTATAATAGTATAAAACTGGAATTGGACAATCTTATCCAACAGTTGTATACAATCGCTTGTGTGCCGAGTGCAGTAGTAGGACAAAGCAATATTGCTAATGTAAGTGAAATTTCATTGAAATTGTTATTTAGTCAGAGCGACAACAGAGCGAAGCAAATGACTAAGGTGCTGAAAGATGGATTTTACCTGCGCTTTGAATATTTTAGGAAATTACTGGCATTACAAGGCAAGACATTTACAGATGATGATTTTGATGAAGTAGATGTCACATTCAATTACAATCGTCCAGTTGATACACAAAGCATGATTAACGAACTAAAGACACAATATGATATGGGTGCTATTTCTAAGCAAACAGTTATTGACCTTAGTCCATATACGACTAATACAGCGTTGGAGATGCAACGACTACAGGATAAAGATGAAGTCCCAATTCAGGACAACAAGAATGATGTAAAAATTTAGTGACGTATAGCACAGTTCCCATATTGCAATGCTATCCCCATAATGCTATAATATTCAACATGAGTTGTTACAAAAAATCATTATAAACAATGATATACGTCATGCCGAAAATGAAGCAAATTAGTATAATGAAACTTAAAAAGTCCAGTGTTTATGCGGGTTTCAAGGTTATTTGGCTTGTTAAATCCACATGATGTCCAGAATGTCTGGCACAACTGGGAAGCCCCTGAAACAGACGACGAAGAATAATATTCAGTTGCGTAAAGATGTGGTCCCCTGTTTGCATTGCAGACAGGGGACTTTGTTAGTCTAATAAACAGCGTGGCAAATGAATCACATAAATTCTATGATTCTATAATGAGTCTCAAAATCAAATCTCATGTTGAAACGTCTGCCAATATGTGATATAATTCGAGCATCTTAACAAAAGGGAAGATGAAAAAGATGAAAATAAAGTTGTATGTTAAACTTCAATTCAAAAATTCACTCCAATTCCGCTTCTTGAGGAAAGAATATGAAAGCAACTGCATTCCACATACAGGGGACTATATTGAGGATCCATATTTTGCAGAGCCGGATGGATTCGAGATTGCACGAACAATAATAAATTATCGAGATGATTACTGTAATGTCTATGTGAAGCCATTTGTAATTAATGACGATAACGAAGCCCAGATGGAACAGCAGATTGAGTTGGCAATGGCACAAAACTGGAAAATTGACTTAATTTAAAGTGGATACTTACAAAGCAAGTAAAAAGTGAAAATTTTAATTTTAGGAGCAAGCGGGTTGGTTGGCAGAGCGCTTCGGCAAAAACTCTTTGCCGAAGATGTTTGCGGTACATATTGCCGCCAGATTGATGCATATCATGCAGATGATAAGATGTTTCGGCTGGATGCAACAGATGGAAACAGATTTACAGAACTTCTGCAGGCCGTAAAACCGCAGGTCATCATTTCCTGTATGCGTGGTGACTTTGCGGCGCAGCTTTGCCTGCATAGGCGACTGACTAAATTTTTGAAAGGAAAAGAAGACAGCCGTCTGATTTACTTTTCCACTGCCAATGTGTTTGACAATTCCCTAACAGCACCACATTATGAAAATGATACGCTGGATGCCAAAAGCGAGTATGGCGTTTTTAAAATGCAGTGTGAAGCACTTTTGCGTGAAGCGCTTGGAAGTCGCTGTGTGATTTTGCGAATCCCGGAAGTTTGGGGAAAAGACTGCCCGCGGCTTTCTGCAATGAAAGCTATGGCGAAAAATGGGCAGGCAATTCATGTTTACGAAAATGATTTTCTTAACTATACGCTGGATTCGCAGATAGCTGACTGCGTACAGGAAATTTTACAGAAAGATTTGCGCGGCGTTTTTCATGTTGGTACCAGTGATATGTGCTCACATGCAGAATTTCGGCGAAAAATTGCCAAGCAGTTGCATCTTGCACCGCTGTTTGAAGCAGAACGTTCGGAGGAGAATGCTTTTCAAGCGGTGCTGACAGCCCGCAGTGATTTGCCGGCAGCGCAGTATTTTACCATAGATATGCTGTTGGACAGACTGTTTCAATCGGAATCAGTTTAAATCAATTTGGGCATAATAAATTTTCGATGGCAGGTATTGTCTGGCAGAAAACTTTATGCTATGATAGCCTATGAGAAGAATATTTTTGCTGGGGAGTAGGTACTCTACTCCTGTTTTTGTATCTGGAGGATTTATGATGAACGAAAATTTCAGTAATGGTCAAAATGGTGCGCCAATGTATCAGACACAGCCCCGCCGCAAAATGAGCACCGGCGGCATAATTGGTATCGGCATTCTGGTGGTCATTGTTATTTTGGTGATTGCATCCATCAGCACTTACAATGGTCTTGTAACCAAACGGCAGAATGTAAAAACACAGCTTTCACAGATTGACACGGAGCTGCAGCGCCGCAATGACCTGATTCCGAACCTTGTGAACACGGTGAAAGGTGCGGCAAATGTAGAAAAAAGCATCTATGACGACATTGCCAATGCACGCACAAAGCTGGCTGGTGCCAGTTCCGTAAAGGAAAAAGATGCAGCCAACACAGAACTGGACGGTGCAGTCAGCCGTTTGCTGGTCGTTGCGGAACAGTATCCAACGGTGCAGTCCAACAGTCAGTTCCGTGACCTGACCGTGGAACTGGAAGGAACGGAAAACCGTATCCGCCAGACACGCGGCAAGTACAATACCGCAGCAGGAGAGTACAATGCGGATATTCAAAAATTCCCGACAAGCCTGATTGCAAATATGACCGGTTTTCGGGAGGCGGATCTTTTCAAGGCAGATGACTCGGCTACCAAAGTACCAACCGTGGACTTTTCCAGCAGTACTGCGTCCACAAAATAAGAGGGCAGTTAGGGTGGAAAAATCATGAAACAAGGAATCAAACGGTTGGCATGCGCTTTTTTGTGTGTTCTGGTGTTTGCTGCTTCTGGCATTGCGGCTTTTGCTGACGGTATTCAGGTACCAGAGCCTACCACAAACTTTGCAAATGACTTTGCCGGAGTTCTTTCCCAAAGTACCAAAGACCAAATCAATGCGGAAAGCAAAAAACTGGAAAAAGAAAAGGGAATCCAGTTCGTCGTAGTAACCGTGGAGAATCTAAACAATGAGTCTGTTGAAGACTATGCGAATGCACTTTTCAGCAAGTGGGGCATTGGCAGCAAAGAAACAGATAAAGGGCTGCTTTTGCTGCTTTCAACAGGTGACAGAAAGGATAAGATTGAAGTCGGCAACGGCCTGCAGGGCGACTTGACAGATGTAGAAGCAAAGGATTTATTGGATACTGGAAAATCTTATCTGAAGAAAAATGACTTTGATGCCGGTATCCGTGAGATTTATGTAAAGACGCTTGGGAAATTGGGCATAGAAGCATCAGAGATTTCAGCTCCGGAAAATAAAGAGGAGAATAATATTCCAAAGTCATTTGTAAAAGTAGGTACTGTAGTTTTTATTCTCATTATTGTACTTCTCAGCCTTTTTGGTGGTCGGCATCATCACCATCATTATTTTGGCGGCGGTTTCGGTGGCTTCGGTGGTTTTGGTGGCTTTAATGGCAACGACGATACATTTTTCGGCGGTTCCTCCGGTGGGGGCGGTGGCTTCGGCGGCTTTTCCGGTGGGGGCGGTTCCTCAGACGGCGGCGGCGCGTCAGGCAGCTTTTAAAATGTTAATATTTACAAAAGACCGGATAACAAAGACAGTGAAAATTGTCTTTATTATCCGCCCTTTTTTATAGCAGGGCTCCAGAAGCGGGAATGAATCAACATGAAATCATTTGGACAGCAGCGGAGCAACAAAGCAGCCATTTTCAAAATAAGCTTTCTGTGATATGATAAAAGCAGAAAGAAGGATGAAAATGGATTATACAGACTACATACTGGACCAGTTGAAACATTTAACAGCGATTGACAGCCCCAGCGGCTTTACGGCCGCTGTAACGGATTATACCGTCGACCAACTGAAAAGACTCGGCTTTGCGCCGCACAAGACCAACAAAGGCTGCGTGGTGTGCGAGCTTGGCGGTGAGGAACACCCGGTTATCCTTTCCGCACATATTGACACACTCGGCGGGATTGTTGCGCAGGTGAAGGCAAACGGACGTCTGCGCATTACAAATATTGGCGGGCTGAACGCCAATAACTGCGAAACAGAAAACTGCAAAATTTATACTCGTTCCGGCAAGGTTTACGATGGTACACTCCAGATGAACGATCCCTCTATTCATGTAAACGGTGATTACTCCAAACAGGAGCGTACTTTTAAAGGTATGGAAGTCGTCCTTGATGAGGATGTCGCAAAGAAAGAAGATACAGAGGCTCTGGGTATCTGCAATGGTGACTTTGTCTGCTTTGACCCGCGCACAACGGTGACGAAGAGTGGTTACATTAAGAGCCGATTCCTGGATGATAAGCTTTCGGTTGCTATTTTGCTGGGTTTTGCGAAAAAGATTCGTGACGAACAGCTCCAGCTTAAACGCAAGGTCTATGTTTTTATTACGGTTTACGAAGAAGTCGGTCATGGTGCCTGCGGGGCACTGCCTGCGGATGCAGAAGAAATTCTCAGCGTGGACATGGGATGTGTTGGCGAAGGATTGGAGTGCACTGAGCGGAAAGTCAGCATTTGTGCGGAGGATTCCGGTGGTCCGTATGATTACAGCGTAACAACGGAACTGGTAAACTGCGCAAAGCAAGGTGGGCTGGATTATGCGGTGGATATTTATCCGCACTACGGTTCTGACGCAGAGGCAGCGCTTTTTGCTGGCTATGATCTGAAGCATGGCTTGATCGGTGCGGGTGTATATGCTTCCCACGGCTATGAACGCTCCCATGTAAATGGTGTAAAAAACACGTTTGAACTGCTGAATCTGTACTTGAAGCAAAGCTGAAAAACAAAGCGAACCTGTCCCGGCGCAAATGCACTGAGGCAGGTTCGCTTTTTATACGTTTTTTCATGTGCGAATAGTAATCGAACAGCTGCTTCTGTCAAACACACTGTATTTTTGTCAGAGGAAATGCTGAAAAATTTGCCAACAGCATTTAATAAATCCATGAATGAAATTGCACTGCAAGGCGGGCGGAGAAGCACAAACTTTCTGACTGCTTTTGTGGTGGTGCAGTGTATAAAAAGCGTAGATAGAGATAACTAACTATCGTAAAATTGATAAAACGATATATCTTTTACACTATTAAATAGTAAAAATGAACGAAATCAAGAAAACTATGTGTAATTTTATTATATTATATTATATTTTTTCAAACCCATTGACTTGCTCATCAGGGTAGGATATAATTATAGTAAATTTACAAGTCAATTATTCAATACGTGTGAAATGAATGAATTTTGAGTCGATTTATTTTTACTAGCAAAAACATTTTTGAATAATTATGACTCAGCTGTGAACTGTTCGAAATAATTTGATGAGAGGAAACTCAAAATGAAGAAACTGAAAGAACTGAAAATCAAGCAAAAATTAGCCGGCAGTTTTATAACAATGATCATTCTGATTTTGATACTGTCATTTATCAGTGTTTTTGCGATGAACCGCCTTGTGAATACGGAAGCAGAAATGCAGGGACGCATGGATTCGCTGCCTGTCCTTACAGAAGTCATGCAGGATTCGCTGTCGATTCAATCTGTAGGTAATGCGGCAGTTTTGAATGGAAATAATGCAAGTGAGTATCAGGAACTTACCAAACGGCTGGATACCTACACTGCAGATTATAAAACAAAGCATGCAGCGTTGATGCAGACTGTGAAAACTGCAGAGTGGCAGGAAAAGCTGAATGCTGCGGAAAAGTTGTATGAAAACAGTTACGAGCCTAAATTAAAGCAGGCCATTGAGGCCGCACAGGGAGCAGGCAGTACTTCCAGTGCATCCAGCCTGCTGAAAGAGGCCAGCACTGTTGGTGACCAGATTCTAAACACATATCAGCAGTTTATGAGTGTCCGCCAACAGAATTCTAAGACAAGTTACGATGAAAATACTGCAGAAACAAGAATAATCTTTATTGTGATATTGATTATCGCTGCGTTCAGCCTTGTCGTTGCGGTTACTTTGGAGGTACGAATCACCAAATCAATCAGCAAACCGCTGAATGAACTTTCTGATTCTGCTGTTCAGCTTTCGTATGGCAACTTGAAAGCTCGGTCTAATTATATATCCGAGGATGAGATTGGTGTTGCATCAGCTGCATTAAATGATTCGTTTGCTTCTTTGCAGGATGTTGTCAGTGAAGTTTCTCAAATCTTAGAGGATATTTCAAAAGGTAAGTGCGACCACACCGAAGTGCGTACCTACAAAGGCGACTTTGCTCCGATTTCCAAGGCACTGAACATTATTCTCAATAACCTGAATGAGATATTCACCTCTATCAATGAATCCGCAGCACAGGTCGAAAGCGGCTCCAGCGAAGTTGCAAACGGTGCGCAGGCACTGGCGCAGGGTGCAACTGAGCAGGCCAGTTCTGTGGAGGAGCTTTCCTCCCAGATTGAGGAAGTCTCCAAGAAAGTACAGGAGAATTCAACAGGTATTACGGCCATTGCATCGGAAATGAATTCTGCTGCATCCCAAGCTGAAACCGGCAACGAGCAGATGAATGAGATGCTTACGGCTATGAACAACATTGCAACTTCTTCTGAAGAAATCGGCAAGATTATTAAAGTGATTGACAACATTGCGTTCCAGACCAACATTTTGGCACTGAACGCATCTGTTGAAGCGGCTCGCGCGGGGGCAGCAGGAAAAGGTTTTGCTGTTGTTGCAGAAGAAGTCCGCAACTTGGCCAGCCGTTCTGCTGATGCTGCAAAGCAGACTTCTGTGCTGATTGCAAGCTCAACTGGTAAAGTACAGGATGGCCTGACGCTGGCTGATAATACAGCGAAAGCGCTGTCAGAAATTGCAGAAAGCATTCAGACAATTAATACGAAGATTAATGACATTGAGAATGCATCTACTGCACAGGCAACCGCGATTTCGCAGATTAATCTGGGCGTGGAGCAGGTTTCCGCGGTTATCCAGACCAATTCTGCGACAGCACAGCAGAGCGCCGCAGCGAGCGAGGAACTTTCCAAACAGGCAGAGAACCTCAAAGGGGAAATCAACTGGATTCAGCTGCGCAAATAAAAAATTACATATGCAGGCCGCTGCAGAGTATGTCTTTGCAGCGGCCTGTTTTTTATTGCAGCAGACTTGAAAAAATACAGCAGGGGGAGTATGCTGTTAATGATATTAGAGATTAATACAGAATTACAGATTTATATAAGAATCATTTGGAGGTGCTTTTATTGAGTGACCAGAGGGTAAAAACCAGAGCAGAAATTGCCGCCAGTGATAAATGGGCGATTGAAAAAATTTATCCTGACACAAAAGCGTGGAGGGCAGATTTTGAACAGCTGAAAGCAGAGGCAGAAAAATTGCCGCAGTTCAGCGGAAAACTGAACAAAGCTGACCAGTTGCTGGCGTTCTTCAAGCTGGATGAAAAGGTTTCCAGAACAGCCGGTAAACTTGCGGAATATGCCAACCGGCGTGCCGACGAAGATACTGCTAACGCAGAATTCATTGCGCTGCGTGCAGAAATCAACGCGTATTTGTCGGAATTGGCGGCAAAAGAAGCATACTTTGAGCCGGAAATTCTTTCTTATCCGGAGAGAACCGTCGAGCAGGAACTAAAAGAACAGCCGGCACTGGGACTTTACCGTTTTGCGCTGGAGCAGATTTTAAAGAAAAAGCCGCATACACTGGACAGCCGCAGTGAAACACTGTTGGCAGCAGTTTCTGACTGTCTGGAGGGACCCTCCAATGCTTATGATTTCCTGACGGATGCGGATATGACATTCCCTGAAATCCACAATGAGGATGGCCAGTTGGTTGAGCTGACAGAGAGCACTTATCACCGCTTCATCACTTCCAAAGACCGGCAGGTGCGCAAGGAGGCATTTCAGGCGCTGTTCAATACCTATGGAAAGTACCAGAATACTTTTGCTTCCTTGCTGACCTCTTCCGTAAAAAACTTTGTTTTTATGGCAAAGCAGCATCATTATACCTCTGCTTTGCAGTGCTCGCTTGCCCCAAACAATATTCCAACGGAAGTTTACCATACAGCGCTGAAAACCATTAACGCCCATTTGAATTCACTCCATCGTTATGTGAGCTTGAAAAAAAAGCTGCTGAAGCTTTCTGATATGCACATGTATGACCTGTATGTGCCGGTCATCGATGTACCAGAAAGGCATTACGAATTTGATGAGGCGGTGCAGACGGTAAAGGAGGGTCTGGCACCGCTCGGCAAAGAATACCTTGATTTGTTCAGCAAAGGCATTGAAAGTGGCTGGGTTGACCGCTATCCGAACAAAGGCAAGTGTTCCGGTGCATATTCCTCTGGCTGCTATGATGTGCAGCCTTATGTTCTGCTGAATTTCAACTATGACCTTAACAGTGTTTCTACGCTGGCACATGAAATGGGTCACTCGCTGCACACTTATTACTCCACGAAAAATCAGCCGTATATTTACTCGGATTATTCTCTTTTCTGTGCAGAAACAGCCTCTACTACCAATGAAGCACTGCTGATTCACCACCTGATTGACAAGGAAACCGACCAAAACCGGAAGCTGTATCTGATTAATTCCCAGCTTGAGCAGATTCGCACTACGGTGTTCCGTCAGCTGCTGTTTGCAGAGTTTGAACTTTTCACGCACGAAAAAGCGGAAGCAGGTGTGCAGCTGACAGCGAAGGAACTGCGTGCTTTCTGGCATGATGTCAACGTGAAATACTATGGCCCCGAAATGACGGTCGATTCCGAAAATGATATGGAGTGGGCAAGGATTCCGCATTTTTACCGCGACTTCTATGTGTATCAGTATGCAACCGGTTATGCTGCTGCCAATTCCTTCAGCCGCATGATTCTGAGCGGGGGAGAAGATGCTGTCGAGAAGTACAAAGGCTTCCTTAAGAGTGGCAGCAGTGATTACCCAATCAATGTGCTGCGCAAAGCCGGTGTGGACATGGCAACCGCCAAGCCGATGGAAGACGTGATCCACACCTTTGACGAACTGTTGGATATGCTGGAACGTGCTCTGTAAACGCTTCAGAGCAGAAGAATGTGTTTTGAATACTGTCGCACTGGGGTGCAAAATTGCAGCTGCGGGAACCTGCTTCACAAAAATGAAACAGTATCCGTAAAGTCTTTCTACGGAATAAAATACGAATAAAGACAGGGCAGCTACTGGAATTGGTGGCTGCCCTGTCTTGTGCCCTGCTAATTGAGAATATGAAATTTTATGGGGGTTTTGCTGATGTCAAATTTGCCGAAGGAATTGCGCTTTTATTATGGAGTTGTAGGTTCCTCAAAAACCGCAAATGCGCTTATGACACGTTATAATTACCAGGAGAAAGGTTACAGCGTTCTGCTGATGAAGCCAAGCGTAGATACGCGGGATGGGTACAATATCGTAAAGTCCCGCATCGGATTGGAAGCAGAAGCGGTCATTGTTGAGCCGGGGCAGTCGCTGACTGCGTACTTTGAGCATCATTCGCTGCCGGACGTTATTATTGCCGATGAGGCACAGTTCTTTACAGCACAGCAGGTGGAAGAATTCAAAGACATCAGTGCGCGCATTCCAGTGTACTGTTACGGTTTAAAGGTGGATTTTCGGACACAACTTTTTGAGGGAAGCAGGCGGCTGTTGGAGCTTGCGGATACCTGTATTGAAATTGAAGCACTGTGCAGATGCGGCAATAAAGCAACTGTCAATGCCCGCTTTGACAGTGCCGGAAATATCATTCGGGAGGGCAGCCAGATCCTTTTGGGCGGTAATGATACCTACCTTGCCATGTGCTATCATTGCTGGAAACGTGTGAATAATGTTCACGAAAAAGAAGAATCGCAAATTGTACATGCAGTGAAATAATCAGGAATAAGAGTGCCGCTATATATGTAAAAGTGCAGGTTTAAATCTGCACTGTCAACAGCCAGGAAGCAACAATGATAATGTTGCCAAGAAGCAGAACCTTTTTTGCTTTTTGTGCGCCTTTCCATTCGCCGGTCTTTAGCCCCCACAGATTGCTGACCACCAGCGCCAGAGCGTTGAAAATCAGCCAGCAGATGCTGCTGCCAGCATCGCCTATCTTTTTTGCAGCGATTCCATACAGTGCCAGTGCAGCCAACCATACCAGAGATGTAAGGAAAAGGATTCCGCTTCTGCCCACTGCGCCTTTGCAGGCAAAAGTATGCCATGTTTTCTTTTTAAATAGCAGCACGGTGCAGCAGAGGATGGAAGCTGCCATACCGCCAGTCAGCACAGGCAGCCACTGCACAGCGGCTGCGGCAGTGGAATCAGCTGCGGCTTTTCCCAGCGGAGCAGCTTTGTCAAAACCAACGTTCATGATCCCGGAGCACAGCCCAGAAATAACGGCGAGCCGGATGCCAAGCTTTGTATTGCCGCTTTTTTGTGCCTGCTCTTTCATCAATCCGGCTTTTGTAATCACAGCAATACCAAGCAGCGTCAGCAGCAGTCCACCGGCTAAAAAGCCAACGGATGATGCAGACGGCTGCTTTCCGGAAAGGCAGAATGGAAGCACTGAACCGATTGCCGCGGAGGTTCCCATATTGATGCCAAAGCAAAGTGAAATTCCAATCAGCAGTACTGATTTTGAAAACGCAATAGTGGAAACACCCCAAACCACACCGCACAAAAATGGCAGCCACAGTTTGCCAAATCCGGCCTGTACCAAAAGTGGGAACAATTCCGGCTGAGCAGCAGCGGCCCAACCAATCGAAACCAGAAGGCAGAACAGTGAGTAAATCCACCAGAAAGCTTCCCAAGAAAGCGGAGCATATTTTTTGTAGCCGAGCCCGAAACTTCCTTGACAGATTCCGGAGAGCAGAAGCAGCAGGTAAGCAGTGATCATGTTGGCATCTCTTTTCAAAAATTATGTTGCAGTCTGCTCTTTATTATAACAGAGCGTAAGCGTATGTAAATACGCCGGAACGACCTGTTTCTTTGAAAAGTGTCGCATTCTTCGCAGCTTTGTGTTATAATCGCCTTTAAAGCTGGAAATGGAGGAGAGCAGCATGCAGACAACCTTGCAGCTTGCAGATATGGAATTGGACTTTCCATTCGAGTGTCTTAAAATACGGGTTTGTAAATTTACGAAGGAAACTTTTGAATGCTCTTTTCCCCGACATCATCATGGCAAGTATTACTATGAACTGCACCTGGTGTACAGCGGCCGCGGAACACTGCGGACTGACAACGAAACTTACCCTCTGTATGCAGGTTGTATCTATATGACTGGCCCAAATTTCTACCATGAACAGCAGACCGATGTATCGGACTGCATGAAAGAATATTGTTTTGGATTCAGCGCAATGAAGCAAAAAAATAAATCGGATTCATGCGAAAGCCATGCTCTGCAGGATACTGCTTTCTGGATTTCAACAGATTCCGGCTGCTTTTTGCGGTCATTCGACAGAATTGCGGCAGAATGTGAAAACCATCGCTTTGGATTTGCGGAAGTTATTCGTAATGAACTGGAGGTGGTTCTTATCCAACTGGTACGGTGCTATTTTGGAAACCAGCAGCCGGCGGAGCACATGATTACGGTGTCTGCAGACAGACGTGTCAATTTAATTGATGAGATGTTTTTGCAGCATTGCACTGACATAACAGAAGAACAACTTAGCCGGCTGCTGCATATCAGTGTGCGGCAGCTGCAGCGCTTTTTAGTGAACCAGTATGGGAAAACATTTTCCCAGATGAAAAAAGAGGCAAGGCTTGACCGTGCACAGGCGCTGCTGCGGAAGGGCTGCACCTTGAGCGAAGCGGCAGACAGCACAGGGTACACCGATATTCGGTATTTTGCACAGCTTTTAAAGCATTTTCAAAAGAAGAGTATACATGAAAAGC containing:
- the pepF gene encoding oligoendopeptidase F; translated protein: MSDQRVKTRAEIAASDKWAIEKIYPDTKAWRADFEQLKAEAEKLPQFSGKLNKADQLLAFFKLDEKVSRTAGKLAEYANRRADEDTANAEFIALRAEINAYLSELAAKEAYFEPEILSYPERTVEQELKEQPALGLYRFALEQILKKKPHTLDSRSETLLAAVSDCLEGPSNAYDFLTDADMTFPEIHNEDGQLVELTESTYHRFITSKDRQVRKEAFQALFNTYGKYQNTFASLLTSSVKNFVFMAKQHHYTSALQCSLAPNNIPTEVYHTALKTINAHLNSLHRYVSLKKKLLKLSDMHMYDLYVPVIDVPERHYEFDEAVQTVKEGLAPLGKEYLDLFSKGIESGWVDRYPNKGKCSGAYSSGCYDVQPYVLLNFNYDLNSVSTLAHEMGHSLHTYYSTKNQPYIYSDYSLFCAETASTTNEALLIHHLIDKETDQNRKLYLINSQLEQIRTTVFRQLLFAEFELFTHEKAEAGVQLTAKELRAFWHDVNVKYYGPEMTVDSENDMEWARIPHFYRDFYVYQYATGYAAANSFSRMILSGGEDAVEKYKGFLKSGSSDYPINVLRKAGVDMATAKPMEDVIHTFDELLDMLERAL
- a CDS encoding helix-turn-helix domain-containing protein, giving the protein MQTTLQLADMELDFPFECLKIRVCKFTKETFECSFPRHHHGKYYYELHLVYSGRGTLRTDNETYPLYAGCIYMTGPNFYHEQQTDVSDCMKEYCFGFSAMKQKNKSDSCESHALQDTAFWISTDSGCFLRSFDRIAAECENHRFGFAEVIRNELEVVLIQLVRCYFGNQQPAEHMITVSADRRVNLIDEMFLQHCTDITEEQLSRLLHISVRQLQRFLVNQYGKTFSQMKKEARLDRAQALLRKGCTLSEAADSTGYTDIRYFAQLLKHFQKKSIHEKQQ
- a CDS encoding L-rhamnose/proton symporter RhaT translates to MITAYLLLLLSGICQGSFGLGYKKYAPLSWEAFWWIYSLFCLLVSIGWAAAAQPELFPLLVQAGFGKLWLPFLCGVVWGVSTIAFSKSVLLIGISLCFGINMGTSAAIGSVLPFCLSGKQPSASSVGFLAGGLLLTLLGIAVITKAGLMKEQAQKSGNTKLGIRLAVISGLCSGIMNVGFDKAAPLGKAAADSTAAAAVQWLPVLTGGMAASILCCTVLLFKKKTWHTFACKGAVGRSGILFLTSLVWLAALALYGIAAKKIGDAGSSICWLIFNALALVVSNLWGLKTGEWKGAQKAKKVLLLGNIIIVASWLLTVQI
- a CDS encoding thymidine kinase — translated: MSNLPKELRFYYGVVGSSKTANALMTRYNYQEKGYSVLLMKPSVDTRDGYNIVKSRIGLEAEAVIVEPGQSLTAYFEHHSLPDVIIADEAQFFTAQQVEEFKDISARIPVYCYGLKVDFRTQLFEGSRRLLELADTCIEIEALCRCGNKATVNARFDSAGNIIREGSQILLGGNDTYLAMCYHCWKRVNNVHEKEESQIVHAVK
- a CDS encoding methyl-accepting chemotaxis protein, which gives rise to MKKLKELKIKQKLAGSFITMIILILILSFISVFAMNRLVNTEAEMQGRMDSLPVLTEVMQDSLSIQSVGNAAVLNGNNASEYQELTKRLDTYTADYKTKHAALMQTVKTAEWQEKLNAAEKLYENSYEPKLKQAIEAAQGAGSTSSASSLLKEASTVGDQILNTYQQFMSVRQQNSKTSYDENTAETRIIFIVILIIAAFSLVVAVTLEVRITKSISKPLNELSDSAVQLSYGNLKARSNYISEDEIGVASAALNDSFASLQDVVSEVSQILEDISKGKCDHTEVRTYKGDFAPISKALNIILNNLNEIFTSINESAAQVESGSSEVANGAQALAQGATEQASSVEELSSQIEEVSKKVQENSTGITAIASEMNSAASQAETGNEQMNEMLTAMNNIATSSEEIGKIIKVIDNIAFQTNILALNASVEAARAGAAGKGFAVVAEEVRNLASRSADAAKQTSVLIASSTGKVQDGLTLADNTAKALSEIAESIQTINTKINDIENASTAQATAISQINLGVEQVSAVIQTNSATAQQSAAASEELSKQAENLKGEINWIQLRK